In a single window of the Bacteroidota bacterium genome:
- a CDS encoding DUF1003 domain-containing protein has translation MVTVKCAISGKDVPENETIRGELLREELFGLIVTDHPSFSRKDYISIEELIPYRKKYVEGLIQQEIGDLDKLENEVVEAITHNKILSENIEDNLEDKLTFGQRIADKIAEFGGSWTFIIFFFSFIVGWMGLNAWILMTHAFDVYPFMALNLILSCLAAVQAPIIMMSQNRQGDKDRVRSEHDYKINLKAELEIKLLHEKLDHLMIHQSKRLLEIQEVQAEFLEDILREVKEKKQ, from the coding sequence ATGGTGACTGTAAAATGTGCAATAAGCGGAAAAGATGTTCCGGAAAATGAAACGATCCGCGGCGAATTGTTGCGCGAAGAATTATTCGGACTCATTGTGACAGATCATCCTTCTTTTTCACGCAAAGATTATATCTCGATCGAGGAACTTATCCCGTACCGGAAAAAATATGTGGAAGGACTTATTCAGCAGGAGATCGGTGACCTCGATAAACTGGAGAATGAAGTAGTAGAAGCGATCACGCATAACAAAATTCTCTCAGAAAATATTGAAGATAATCTCGAAGATAAACTGACTTTCGGTCAGCGTATAGCTGATAAAATTGCGGAATTCGGCGGAAGCTGGACATTCATTATTTTTTTCTTCTCGTTCATCGTCGGCTGGATGGGATTGAATGCGTGGATACTTATGACACATGCATTCGACGTGTATCCGTTCATGGCGCTCAATCTTATTTTATCCTGTCTTGCCGCAGTGCAGGCGCCGATCATCATGATGAGCCAGAATCGACAGGGCGACAAAGACCGCGTGCGGAGTGAACACGATTATAAAATAAATCTGAAAGCAGAACTGGAAATAAAATTGCTGCACGAAAAACTCGATCACCTCATGATACACCAGAGCAAACGTTTGCTCGAGATCCAGGAAGTACAAGCCGAATTCCTGGAAGATATTCTCCGCGAAGTAAAAGAGAAAAAACAGTGA
- a CDS encoding ATP-binding protein yields the protein MEKEFNPFPLTVYKGPAHFCDREEETAELQRNIRNDINTTLFAIRRIGKTGLIHHVFDRYRDSRRTSCIYIDILGTSSLKEFCDHLATAIYQRFPEQRSLGKKIIDFIRMLRPVISYDGLSGQPEVSFETGEIRRTENTIHQLFNFLDGQKIKIVFAIDEFQQILEYPEKNTEALLRSCMQHSKNTIFIFSGSNQKMMHEIFNSGKRPFFASCSNLHLDYIDRKQYESFIQRVFRKYKRVIDPESISFIYTWTLGHTFYIQYFCNYLFSTGNKHIRLQDTRNAATEILMRNENLFYQYRNLITKPQWKLLTAIAKETRLYKPHAHLFIRAHGLGTSSMVTRSMEALLEKELIFQNTMAENPYYEVYDKFLMRWLQHF from the coding sequence GTGGAAAAAGAATTCAATCCCTTTCCGCTGACCGTTTATAAAGGGCCGGCGCATTTCTGCGATCGCGAGGAAGAGACAGCGGAGTTGCAGAGAAATATCAGGAATGATATCAATACTACGTTATTTGCCATTCGAAGGATTGGGAAAACAGGGCTCATTCATCACGTATTTGACCGTTACCGTGACAGTAGGAGAACGTCCTGTATTTATATTGATATTCTCGGCACTTCCAGCCTGAAGGAATTCTGCGACCATCTCGCTACAGCTATTTATCAGCGATTTCCTGAACAGCGTTCGCTGGGAAAAAAGATCATTGATTTTATAAGAATGCTGCGGCCGGTGATCAGTTATGACGGGCTTTCCGGCCAGCCGGAAGTGAGTTTTGAAACCGGTGAGATCAGGAGAACAGAAAATACCATCCACCAGCTTTTCAACTTTCTTGACGGGCAGAAAATAAAAATAGTTTTCGCTATCGATGAATTCCAGCAGATACTGGAATATCCCGAGAAGAATACCGAAGCATTACTGCGCTCCTGTATGCAGCATTCAAAAAACACGATTTTCATTTTCAGCGGGAGCAACCAGAAAATGATGCATGAGATATTCAACAGCGGCAAACGGCCATTCTTCGCCAGTTGCAGCAATCTTCACCTTGATTACATTGACCGCAAACAATATGAATCATTCATACAGCGGGTATTCAGAAAATATAAGCGGGTCATTGATCCGGAAAGTATTTCCTTTATTTATACCTGGACGCTGGGACACACTTTTTATATCCAGTATTTCTGTAATTATCTTTTTTCGACCGGCAATAAACATATTCGCCTGCAGGATACAAGAAATGCTGCGACTGAAATTCTTATGCGGAATGAAAATTTATTTTATCAGTACAGAAACCTGATCACCAAACCACAATGGAAACTGTTGACGGCAATTGCGAAGGAAACACGTTTGTACAAACCACATGCGCACCTTTTTATCCGCGCACACGGGCTTGGCACTTCATCCATGGTCACGCGGAGCATGGAGGCGTTACTGGAAAAAGAACTGATCTTTCAGAATACAATGGCGGAAAATCCTTATTACGAAGTTTATGATAAATTCCTGATGCGTTGGCTGCAGCATTTTTAA
- a CDS encoding Rieske 2Fe-2S domain-containing protein translates to MSLAESCKKEKINFTVDLGDPANAALTHAGGYIYYETVIVVCVTTSNYMAFAKTCTHSGCTVAFNGSNDHLECPCHGGTYDTNGTVIAGPPPKNLKKYTVVQNGNILTING, encoded by the coding sequence GTGAGCTTAGCAGAAAGCTGTAAAAAAGAAAAAATAAATTTTACGGTCGACCTTGGTGATCCTGCCAACGCAGCGTTGACGCATGCCGGTGGTTACATTTATTATGAGACAGTGATCGTCGTTTGTGTCACAACATCAAATTATATGGCTTTCGCCAAAACGTGTACGCACAGCGGATGTACAGTTGCATTCAATGGAAGCAACGATCATCTCGAATGTCCGTGTCACGGCGGAACTTACGACACCAACGGAACGGTGATCGCCGGTCCTCCGCCGAAAAATCTCAAAAAATATACGGTTGTGCAGAACGGAAATATTCTCACTATCAACGGCTGA
- a CDS encoding DinB family protein yields MLFNHLLIAGKLEENAKIFSVLLSNKTSEEFLWRPAQGKWNLLEIVSHLFDEECDDFRARTKHTLSTPELPLPKTDPQGWVKERNYAANDYAITLKKFLSERKNSVQWLRDLKNPDWGKTHHHPKIGPITAKLFLVNWHAHDLLHMRQIIRTQFELLKQTGGEKLDYAGDW; encoded by the coding sequence ATGTTATTCAACCATCTACTTATTGCCGGTAAACTGGAAGAGAATGCAAAAATATTTTCTGTTCTTCTAAGTAATAAAACGAGTGAAGAATTTTTGTGGAGGCCGGCACAGGGAAAATGGAACCTTCTTGAAATTGTTTCTCACCTTTTTGATGAAGAGTGTGATGATTTCCGCGCAAGAACAAAACATACACTTTCCACTCCCGAACTTCCATTACCAAAAACAGATCCGCAAGGTTGGGTAAAAGAAAGGAATTATGCTGCTAATGATTACGCGATTACGTTGAAGAAATTTCTCTCGGAAAGAAAAAATTCTGTTCAATGGCTGCGCGATCTGAAAAATCCGGACTGGGGAAAAACACATCATCATCCGAAAATCGGGCCGATCACTGCAAAACTATTTCTCGTGAACTGGCACGCACACGATCTGCTTCACATGCGCCAGATCATTCGCACCCAATTTGAATTGCTCAAACAAACCGGCGGGGAAAAACTGGATTACGCCGGCGATTGGTAA
- a CDS encoding gliding motility-associated C-terminal domain-containing protein, protein MRSLTRFFLFIFFFAAYPLSVSASHLMGGEITWICQGNGQFVFQMKLYRDCNGVQGPAAASIDVFNNPSLSSIAMNLVSQTDISPQCNVTGPQITCANAQAQPGWPASATPVPGAVEEFVYQSAPITISGTPPAGGWVFAYTNCCRNMSVTNINNGAGSLGFTLRAKMYAYNNQNTNPCYDNSPEFLESPKTIICTGYPFTYNHNAVDKELDSLSYSWAEPLDEYLNPPPAAFVVGTNPPTIPFVAGFAFNNPMPGPALNPGNVPATINPITGEISYTSFTQGNFVTCIKVEAWKCGQLVAEIYRDIQVVLLPCGNNSPPAVTPPFNANTSFNLTIYAGQLVNFNFSAVDNDTLSNGAPQTMTLTATGQEFGAGFTNAAAGCINPPCATLNAPPPVSAIGNLNTTFNWQTACNHVYYTNQCAQQSNVYDFILRTTDDFCPAPAQTIATISITVLAQPLVNSPKVHCVAVQLNGDVTLTWEQPPDTGGTFNSYHIYTSANVNGPFIHLDSIFNYNQLTYTHVGANANAGPVFYYVQTRSGCGGLIFSPPADTMSSIYLQVNNSNNQAALLNWNNISIPPPTSQYPWFRIYREYPTGIWTLIDSTQSLNYVDSIQVCNNQVNYRIEIGDSLGCVSVSNVDGDLFLDNVIPNIPLLDSVSVNAGNTATIGWNASTSHDVIGYVVYQYINGIWTAIDTLWGINNTGYINGISNAGQQSESYVIAALDSCGNVSTFSLVHSTIFLNRSLDICTSSANLWWNNYQNMPGGGGGYNIFVNDNGGPFTLAGSTAAGDTTFTIAGLVPAHTYCCYVQAFNNPTTITATSQEICFFANFLTEPVFNYLRTATVAGTNSVNVIGYVDVNADVVSYNFYRADTIIGPYNFIGSVAANPPNSMVVFTDNQAETGKKSYFYRMSAVDSCGTDTMISNYGRTIFLQAISNDEITNTLYWNDYAQWPANVADYNIYRSIDGVWDPVPVNTVPFTNAGENIYTDDVQNYIQYIGKFSYQVEAMEAPGNPYGFADSSWSNIADVVQKPLVYVPNAFTPNNNGLNDIFMPSTGYVDIVDYNFSVFNRWGEKIFETNDRTAGWDGKYAGHRCEPDVYVWLLTFKTASGQYIDEKGIVTLLR, encoded by the coding sequence ATGCGTTCCCTAACGCGATTTTTTTTATTTATTTTCTTTTTTGCAGCTTATCCGCTGAGCGTTTCCGCCTCTCATCTCATGGGCGGTGAGATCACGTGGATCTGTCAGGGTAACGGGCAGTTTGTCTTCCAAATGAAATTATACCGCGATTGCAACGGTGTGCAGGGGCCTGCTGCTGCGAGTATCGATGTGTTCAATAATCCTTCGCTTTCATCGATCGCCATGAATCTTGTTTCGCAAACAGATATTTCTCCACAATGCAATGTAACAGGCCCGCAGATCACATGTGCGAATGCGCAGGCGCAACCGGGCTGGCCTGCAAGCGCAACGCCCGTGCCGGGCGCAGTGGAAGAATTCGTTTACCAGTCGGCGCCCATTACCATTTCAGGAACTCCCCCTGCCGGTGGATGGGTTTTCGCTTACACAAATTGTTGCCGGAATATGTCGGTGACAAATATCAATAACGGCGCAGGAAGTTTAGGATTCACACTCCGCGCAAAAATGTATGCCTACAATAATCAGAATACAAATCCCTGCTATGATAATTCACCGGAATTTCTCGAGAGCCCGAAGACCATTATCTGCACAGGATATCCTTTCACTTACAATCACAATGCAGTAGATAAAGAACTCGATTCACTTTCCTATTCGTGGGCTGAGCCGCTCGATGAATACCTGAATCCGCCTCCTGCTGCATTTGTTGTTGGAACAAATCCGCCTACTATTCCTTTCGTTGCGGGATTTGCTTTCAATAATCCGATGCCGGGGCCTGCGTTGAATCCGGGAAATGTTCCTGCTACCATCAATCCTATTACCGGCGAAATTTCTTACACCTCATTCACGCAGGGAAATTTTGTGACGTGTATAAAAGTGGAAGCGTGGAAATGCGGACAGCTCGTTGCAGAAATTTACCGCGACATACAGGTGGTTTTACTTCCGTGCGGAAATAATTCTCCTCCCGCTGTTACACCGCCGTTCAATGCAAACACTTCTTTTAATCTCACAATTTACGCAGGGCAATTAGTGAATTTTAATTTTTCAGCTGTGGATAATGATACGCTGAGTAATGGTGCGCCGCAAACGATGACGCTTACTGCAACAGGACAGGAATTTGGCGCAGGATTTACCAACGCGGCTGCCGGTTGTATCAATCCGCCATGCGCTACACTCAATGCACCGCCACCGGTTTCTGCAATAGGAAATCTGAATACAACTTTCAACTGGCAAACAGCGTGCAATCATGTTTACTACACGAATCAATGTGCGCAGCAATCGAACGTTTACGATTTCATTCTTCGTACGACGGATGATTTTTGTCCGGCACCGGCACAGACCATTGCAACAATTTCCATTACTGTTCTTGCACAGCCATTGGTAAATTCTCCAAAGGTGCATTGTGTTGCAGTACAACTCAACGGCGATGTTACACTCACGTGGGAACAACCACCTGATACGGGGGGAACTTTCAACAGCTATCACATTTACACTTCCGCGAATGTAAATGGCCCGTTCATTCACCTCGATTCTATTTTCAATTACAACCAGCTTACCTACACACACGTGGGCGCGAATGCAAATGCGGGACCCGTTTTCTATTATGTGCAAACGAGATCGGGTTGCGGCGGACTGATTTTTTCTCCTCCTGCCGATACGATGAGTTCAATTTATTTACAAGTGAACAACAGCAATAACCAGGCGGCATTGCTCAACTGGAACAATATCAGTATTCCTCCTCCAACGTCGCAATATCCATGGTTCAGAATTTATCGTGAATATCCGACCGGCATCTGGACATTGATCGATTCAACGCAATCGCTGAATTATGTTGATTCGATACAGGTGTGCAATAACCAGGTGAATTACAGAATTGAGATCGGTGATTCGCTCGGGTGCGTTTCTGTTTCGAATGTTGACGGTGATCTTTTTCTTGATAATGTTATTCCGAATATTCCTCTTCTTGATTCGGTGAGTGTGAATGCAGGAAATACGGCAACGATAGGATGGAATGCAAGCACTTCGCACGATGTGATCGGTTATGTTGTTTATCAATATATCAATGGAATATGGACTGCGATCGATACGTTGTGGGGAATCAATAACACGGGATACATTAACGGGATCAGTAATGCCGGACAGCAAAGCGAGAGTTACGTGATCGCTGCGCTGGATTCGTGCGGGAATGTGAGTACTTTTTCATTGGTGCATTCAACTATTTTTCTGAATCGTTCGCTCGACATCTGCACGTCGAGTGCTAATTTGTGGTGGAATAATTATCAGAACATGCCGGGTGGCGGCGGAGGTTATAATATTTTCGTGAATGATAATGGCGGGCCTTTCACACTCGCCGGTTCTACCGCGGCGGGCGATACTACTTTCACTATTGCCGGACTTGTTCCTGCTCACACGTATTGCTGTTATGTGCAGGCGTTCAATAATCCGACTACGATCACTGCCACATCGCAGGAGATCTGTTTCTTCGCGAATTTTCTCACGGAACCTGTTTTCAATTATCTGCGCACGGCAACTGTTGCCGGAACTAATTCTGTGAATGTGATCGGTTATGTGGATGTGAATGCAGATGTGGTGAGTTATAATTTCTATCGTGCAGATACGATCATCGGCCCTTATAATTTCATTGGCTCTGTTGCTGCGAATCCACCGAACAGCATGGTTGTGTTTACAGACAACCAGGCGGAAACAGGAAAGAAAAGTTATTTCTACAGGATGTCGGCGGTTGACAGTTGCGGTACAGATACGATGATATCAAATTATGGAAGAACAATTTTTCTGCAGGCAATAAGTAATGACGAGATTACGAATACACTTTACTGGAATGATTATGCGCAGTGGCCGGCTAATGTGGCGGATTATAATATTTACCGTAGCATTGATGGCGTATGGGATCCTGTTCCGGTCAATACAGTTCCGTTCACAAATGCCGGCGAGAATATTTACACCGATGATGTGCAGAATTATATTCAGTACATCGGAAAATTCTCTTACCAGGTGGAAGCGATGGAAGCTCCGGGAAATCCGTATGGATTTGCAGATAGTTCCTGGTCGAATATTGCAGATGTTGTTCAGAAACCACTCGTGTATGTTCCGAATGCATTCACGCCGAATAATAATGGGCTGAATGATATTTTCATGCCATCGACAGGTTATGTTGACATTGTAGATTATAATTTTTCCGTGTTCAATCGCTGGGGAGAAAAAATATTTGAAACGAATGATCGCACCGCCGGATGGGACGGAAAATATGCAGGACACCGATGCGAACCGGATGTATATGTGTGGTTGCTGACTTTTAAAACAGCTTCGGGACAATACATAGACGAGAAGGGAATTGTGACGCTGCTCCGGTAA
- a CDS encoding TlpA family protein disulfide reductase, translated as MQKIFLLFLLYPFPVFSQKEDSVIIWQKNHYQDTLAPHFDLTDVHGIRWNSDSLRGKMVVLNFWSVHCPGCYTEMPELNKIPSEFSADSIVFISVVFENNSFADSAIAAHQFNYHLVEGGVPVHGDFYNNCYPTHIIIDQQGIIRYNVCGVLNEKILVTEIRRSSAK; from the coding sequence ATGCAGAAAATTTTTCTGCTGTTCCTGCTTTACCCGTTTCCTGTTTTCTCTCAAAAGGAAGACAGCGTCATTATCTGGCAGAAAAATCATTACCAGGATACGCTTGCGCCACACTTTGATCTCACAGATGTGCATGGCATTCGCTGGAACAGCGATTCACTGCGCGGGAAAATGGTCGTTCTTAATTTCTGGTCGGTGCATTGCCCCGGATGCTATACAGAAATGCCTGAACTGAATAAAATACCATCGGAATTTTCTGCAGATAGCATTGTTTTTATTTCTGTAGTATTCGAAAATAATTCCTTCGCAGATTCTGCAATAGCCGCTCACCAGTTCAATTATCACCTCGTGGAAGGCGGAGTGCCCGTTCATGGCGATTTTTATAATAATTGCTATCCCACTCACATTATCATTGATCAACAGGGCATCATCAGGTACAATGTGTGTGGTGTGCTCAATGAAAAAATCCTCGTCACGGAAATCCGCCGCTCATCAGCAAAATGA
- a CDS encoding TonB-dependent receptor: MKKTTLLFFLFLFLTSTFQLAAQTHVVKGVVTDSTGNKKIFGATVILFHPHDSLAVAGAMTDSLGKFSIGGLADGPYRVKILAPGYSPGRKFAMVQSADIDLGNIFLKNDGVILDETQIKEIQTRVTQSGDTTMFNASAYKTNPDATAEDLLNKMPGVTNDGSGPKVHGEDVKQVLVDGKPFFGDDPNAALKNVPADMVDQVQVYDASSEQSRLTGFDDGNSKKTVNIITKKGGMNGTFGKIYAGYGTNSRYNSGVTMNYFNHNRRLTFIGMSNDINQQNFNTQDLFGLLGGGGGMKMMMGGKGGSGGNHGGGSSGNFMVGQQGGISTTHAFGTNYSDMWGPKIKVSGSYFFNYSSNFNNTKLTRNYFTTNDSTLIYNDTSSAYTRNVNHRFNFRFEYNIDSMDVLVINPRFTSQFTDYNKTDNGVNVLAEVINQSMTNTRNASDNLGFTFTNNITYRHRFAKQGRSITFDVGNSLNQRNGTGIYYTRNIYFPNDTTVLDQHSSLNSLSTSYTPSLSWTEPFRKKGQFLFTLTPSITKNDLQKETNDHNPNNELYDMLDSALSNKYKSTYTTGRSGVAYRYAGEKLTVIIGSDYQYANLESDQTYPVSGMVTSNYQNILPNANINYKFNKTTNWKVIYRTSTVAPTISQLQNVVDNSNPLQLKSGNPKLTQDYEHTFISHYGKTNSDKGTGFFIFFYGGITEHYIGNSTTIASRDTTVNGVFLNRGSQLTLPVNLEGYKNGRMFVNYAVPLTKLKMNLGFNVSTGFTRTPGMINGRMNLADNFNVGPGLTLSSNISEDVDFTIMYNGSYNIINNSLPSQAGSNSDYFTHTVSARMNLIFFKRLVVNTSLDQNFYSGLGSGYNSNFLLWNAYVGYKFLKDKSLEAKISSFDLLKQNLSVTRSVTESYVEDSRTNVLSQYFMFTITWNVRKMQMPADAGGAGQGDSHGDGHWGK, encoded by the coding sequence TTGAAAAAGACTACGCTCCTGTTTTTTCTATTTCTTTTTCTCACCAGCACATTTCAACTTGCTGCGCAAACTCATGTTGTAAAAGGAGTGGTCACCGATTCGACGGGCAATAAAAAAATATTCGGCGCAACCGTTATTCTTTTTCATCCGCATGATTCACTCGCAGTGGCGGGCGCAATGACAGATTCTCTCGGAAAGTTTTCCATCGGCGGACTTGCAGATGGCCCTTACCGTGTTAAAATCCTCGCACCGGGCTATTCACCCGGAAGAAAATTTGCAATGGTGCAGAGCGCTGATATTGATCTCGGAAATATCTTTCTTAAAAACGATGGAGTGATCCTTGATGAAACTCAGATCAAAGAGATCCAGACGCGCGTAACGCAGAGTGGAGATACGACGATGTTCAACGCAAGTGCATACAAAACGAACCCGGATGCCACTGCAGAAGATCTGCTCAATAAAATGCCCGGCGTTACCAATGATGGAAGCGGCCCGAAAGTGCATGGCGAAGATGTGAAGCAGGTGCTTGTTGATGGAAAACCTTTTTTCGGTGACGATCCGAATGCTGCTTTGAAAAATGTTCCTGCCGATATGGTGGACCAGGTGCAGGTGTACGATGCATCAAGCGAACAATCACGCCTCACCGGTTTCGATGATGGTAATTCCAAAAAAACGGTGAACATCATTACCAAGAAAGGCGGGATGAACGGAACATTCGGAAAAATTTACGCCGGGTACGGAACCAATTCAAGATACAATTCCGGTGTGACAATGAATTATTTCAATCACAATCGCCGGCTTACATTCATCGGTATGAGCAACGACATCAACCAGCAGAATTTCAACACGCAGGATCTTTTCGGTTTACTCGGTGGCGGAGGCGGAATGAAAATGATGATGGGCGGAAAAGGAGGAAGCGGCGGAAATCACGGAGGCGGATCTTCCGGCAATTTCATGGTGGGCCAGCAGGGAGGAATTTCTACTACGCACGCATTCGGTACAAATTATTCCGACATGTGGGGGCCGAAAATAAAAGTCTCCGGAAGTTATTTTTTCAATTATTCTTCCAATTTCAATAATACAAAGCTCACCAGGAATTATTTCACTACCAACGATTCCACACTTATTTACAACGACACTTCCTCCGCGTACACGCGAAACGTGAATCACCGTTTCAATTTCCGTTTCGAATACAACATTGATTCCATGGATGTACTCGTCATCAATCCCCGCTTCACTTCACAATTCACCGATTATAATAAAACGGATAACGGCGTGAATGTTCTCGCCGAAGTGATCAACCAGAGTATGACGAACACGAGAAATGCTTCTGACAATCTCGGATTCACTTTTACAAACAACATCACTTATCGCCATCGGTTCGCAAAACAGGGACGTTCCATTACGTTCGATGTCGGGAATTCTCTGAACCAGCGGAACGGAACAGGAATTTATTATACCCGCAATATTTATTTTCCGAATGATACGACGGTACTCGATCAGCATTCCTCCCTTAATTCACTGAGTACTTCTTACACTCCGTCTTTATCGTGGACAGAACCTTTCAGGAAGAAAGGACAATTTCTTTTCACGCTCACACCTTCTATTACAAAAAATGATCTTCAGAAAGAAACGAACGATCACAATCCGAACAATGAATTGTACGACATGCTCGATTCTGCTTTGTCGAACAAATACAAAAGCACCTATACCACCGGAAGAAGCGGCGTTGCTTATCGTTACGCCGGAGAAAAACTCACTGTGATTATCGGATCGGATTACCAATATGCAAATCTTGAAAGTGACCAGACCTATCCTGTGAGCGGAATGGTGACAAGCAATTACCAGAATATTTTACCGAATGCGAATATCAATTACAAATTCAATAAAACCACGAACTGGAAAGTGATCTACCGCACATCAACAGTAGCGCCTACCATTTCCCAATTGCAGAATGTAGTTGACAATTCGAACCCGCTGCAATTGAAATCCGGTAACCCAAAACTCACGCAGGATTATGAGCATACTTTCATTTCGCATTATGGAAAAACAAATTCAGATAAAGGAACCGGATTTTTTATTTTCTTCTATGGTGGGATCACGGAACATTACATTGGCAACTCCACAACCATCGCATCGCGCGACACAACGGTGAACGGAGTTTTTCTCAATCGTGGCAGCCAGCTTACCCTGCCTGTTAATCTTGAAGGTTATAAGAACGGAAGAATGTTCGTGAATTATGCAGTGCCGCTCACAAAACTGAAAATGAATCTTGGCTTCAATGTTTCGACAGGATTCACGAGAACGCCGGGAATGATAAACGGGCGGATGAATCTCGCTGATAATTTCAATGTCGGGCCCGGTCTTACACTCAGCAGTAATATTTCGGAGGATGTTGACTTCACGATCATGTACAACGGAAGTTACAACATCATCAATAACTCGCTTCCATCGCAGGCCGGTTCCAATTCCGACTATTTCACACACACTGTTTCCGCAAGAATGAATTTGATATTTTTTAAACGACTTGTCGTGAATACATCACTCGATCAGAATTTTTATTCAGGGCTTGGCAGCGGGTACAACAGTAACTTTTTATTGTGGAATGCTTACGTCGGTTACAAATTTCTGAAAGATAAATCGCTTGAAGCAAAAATTTCTTCTTTCGACCTGCTGAAACAGAATTTGAGTGTGACGCGTTCCGTAACGGAATCGTACGTTGAAGACAGCCGCACCAATGTACTCAGCCAGTATTTCATGTTCACCATCACGTGGAATGTGCGGAAGATGCAAATGCCTGCCGATGCGGGCGGCGCAGGCCAGGGTGATAGCCATGGCGACGGCCATTGGGGAAAATGA
- the guaB gene encoding IMP dehydrogenase produces MSSDNSKFLGEGLTYDDVLLVPAYSDVLPREVEIRTRFTRNISINAPIVSAAMDTVTEFRLAIAMAREGGIGVIHKNMSIEAQAEQVRKVKRSESGMIMDPVTLHDNATLADALALMKENKIGGIPVTAKDGKLIGIVTNRDLRFEKNLKRPVKEVMTSENIITTKQGTDLKKAEQILQHHKIEKLPVVDKNDKLVGLITYRDIIKVKEHPNASKDSMGRLMVAAALGVTHDTMERATALVNSGVEALIIDTAHGHSKGVIEMLKRVKKEFPNTDIIVGNVGTAEAGLALVKAGADGVKVGIGPGSICTTRVIAGVGVPQLSAVMMVANALKKSGVPVIADGGIRFTGDIPKAIAAGASTIMAGSLFAGVEEAPGDTIIYEGRKFKSYRGMGSLDAMEKGSKDRYFQDVEDDIKKLVPEGISGRVPFKGTLGEVVYQLIGGLRAGMGYTGSKNIAALQEAKFIRITSAGIRESHPHDIVITREAPNYSTK; encoded by the coding sequence ATGTCATCTGACAATTCCAAGTTCCTCGGCGAAGGACTCACCTATGATGATGTCCTTTTAGTTCCTGCTTATTCCGATGTACTTCCACGCGAAGTTGAAATTCGCACCAGGTTTACAAGAAACATTTCGATCAACGCACCTATCGTGTCCGCTGCAATGGATACTGTGACTGAATTCCGTCTCGCGATCGCGATGGCGCGCGAAGGAGGAATTGGGGTCATTCACAAAAATATGTCGATAGAAGCGCAGGCGGAACAAGTGCGCAAAGTGAAACGTTCGGAAAGCGGAATGATCATGGACCCGGTAACGCTTCATGATAATGCAACACTTGCCGATGCACTTGCATTGATGAAAGAAAATAAGATCGGCGGAATTCCTGTAACGGCGAAAGATGGAAAACTCATTGGCATTGTTACGAATCGCGATCTGCGTTTTGAAAAAAATCTGAAACGCCCGGTGAAGGAAGTGATGACGTCGGAAAATATCATTACCACAAAACAGGGAACTGATCTGAAAAAAGCAGAACAAATATTGCAACATCATAAAATAGAAAAACTTCCTGTTGTAGATAAAAACGATAAACTCGTAGGGCTCATCACGTATCGCGACATCATCAAAGTAAAAGAACATCCGAATGCGAGTAAAGATTCGATGGGACGATTGATGGTCGCTGCAGCGCTTGGTGTGACGCATGATACGATGGAGCGCGCGACTGCATTGGTAAATTCCGGAGTGGAAGCATTGATCATAGACACTGCTCACGGTCATTCGAAAGGTGTGATCGAAATGCTGAAACGCGTGAAAAAAGAATTTCCTAATACCGATATTATCGTTGGAAATGTTGGGACCGCCGAAGCAGGACTCGCATTAGTGAAAGCAGGAGCAGATGGAGTGAAAGTTGGAATAGGTCCGGGATCCATTTGCACTACGCGTGTGATCGCGGGCGTGGGTGTTCCGCAACTTTCTGCGGTGATGATGGTGGCGAATGCGTTGAAAAAATCGGGAGTGCCTGTTATTGCCGATGGAGGAATTCGTTTTACCGGAGATATTCCGAAAGCAATTGCCGCAGGTGCAAGCACGATCATGGCGGGATCTTTATTCGCAGGAGTAGAAGAAGCGCCGGGAGATACGATCATTTACGAAGGAAGAAAATTCAAATCGTATCGCGGAATGGGATCGCTCGACGCGATGGAAAAAGGATCGAAGGATAGGTATTTCCAGGATGTGGAAGATGATATCAAGAAATTAGTTCCGGAAGGAATTTCAGGACGCGTTCCGTTCAAAGGAACATTGGGTGAAGTGGTTTATCAATTGATTGGCGGACTGCGCGCAGGAATGGGATATACCGGATCGAAAAATATTGCTGCATTGCAGGAAGCGAAATTCATCCGCATCACTTCCGCGGGAATTCGCGAAAGTCATCCGCATGATATTGTGATTACGAGGGAAGCGCCGAACTACAGTACGAAATAG